The genomic DNA CGGGTTCATAGTTGCCGGCAACGGTGACCCGGTTCCCCTTTGCCAGGGACGCCATAACGTTGTCTCCGAACCGGGCGTTCTTTACCGCGACGTCGTAAAACACGGTCTCGCCGTCCTTCCACTCACTCGCGGACCGATCAAAAACCCTGGGAGTATCAGCGAGCCTGAACGTGGTCAGCTTTCCCGAGGCAACGGCACGCTGTACCGGATCATCGACCAGGTTCCCGGTCGCCGTGTGCTTACCCAAACGAGGACTTCCTGTCATGACATGCTCCTTCGTGTGCTGGCTCACCCTTGTGGCAGCCGGTACTCCCGTATTCGCTGCGAAGAAGCTGTCCCGTATGTGACATACGTGTGTTGCCCTAGGCGGCTGTTCACCGGCCTTCTGTGGTGTCGGTGTTATGAGACGGCAGCTGCTGGTTCTCAGGTTCCTGGGCGGGGGTGTGTAGGTTCCAGCTCTCGGGTTCATCCGCGGGGGTTGTTTCCCAGTGATGTGCCGCTGCTCCGTGGAGGGTGTGCCGGGTGCGGAAGGTGGCGGTGTCGGCGCCGGAGAGCAGGGTGGTTCCGCTGAACTCTGCCGGGGTGTGGCTGGCGGCCCCGCCGATGAGAAGTTCTCTGCCGGTGATGGTTGTCCCGTCAGCGGCTGTGGTGACGGGCCTCCACCGGTGCGCAGTTTTCTCGCGGGGCAGGTCGGTGGTGGTGGTGATGCCGTCCTTCGTCCGCACCCACGCGGCCTGGTCATAGGTGAAGGGCAGGTCCGGTTCGTCGGCCAGGTGTGTCTTTCTGGCGTTGCACTGGCGGTTGGAGACCATGTCGGCAAGCCGGGCTTTCAAGGCTTGGACATGGGGGTGCCAGGTTGTCATGGGCGCCAGACCGGGCATGCCTTCGTCCCAGGCTTTGTACTCGGCGCACATAGCGGCGTAAAGCTCGGCAGTCATGTCGGCGTGTTCGTACCAGCAGGGCGTGAGGTGGGAGGTGTTGAGGTTGTATTCGCGGATGAACCAGTCCACCCATTGCCGCAGCACGGTCCAGGCTTCGGCCCGGTCGGTAACGTCAATATCCCGCCAGCGGATTCCCATCCATTCCGGTGGGCCGGCGTCGTCGAGTTCGTCCTCGATGTCAGCGGCAATGAAGGCCGGCAACCCATCAGAGGATCCCGCGTCGTCGTTCCACGCGTCCCGGGTGTCGTCGTCTTCGTCGGCGTTGAATGATTCGGCCTTCCAGGCGGTGTCCGAGGCTTCGTGGTTCATGGGGTGGCTCCTTCGACTTGAGTACTTAGGTTCGACTAGAGGGGCGGTGCTTGGTCGTGGCGCTCAGGCGATAACTGCGGTGGTGAACCTGGTGAACACTGCATCCAGACCGGCCCGGGCGGCGCCGGGTGCGCTGTGGGATCGCATCCAGTTGTGCACGGCTGTGTGGCACATCGGGCACAACAGCACACCCTCCCCTGGTGCTTGAGTGCAGTCCCGGACCGGGTAGTGGTCGGTGTCCAGGGCGTGATGCTGCAGCCGTTGGGAAGGTTGGGAACACAGCCAGCACACGGTGGTTTCAGACGTGGAGCCGTTGGGCGTGTCCGGGTTCGGGCCCGTGATGGTCATGATGTTCTCTTTCGGTGTTTGCGGGCCAGAATGGCAGTGATGACAGTGGTGGCGCGGCGACGGTCCCAACCCCAGTAGTCGGACCTGCGGTCATCGAGGATTCGGTGCAAGGCCTTGTGGTGGTCTCTGCAGTACGGCAGCAGATCAGCGTGGCGTTCTGAGGCTTTGAACGTCCCGTCCGGGTTGATGTGCACCCCGGCGTAGCTGGTGTGGTGCAGGTCCAAGGAGCCGGCCGCTGTCAGGGTTTGTTGACAGACCTGGCAGGCCGGTTCGGTTCCGGCCTGCCGGCAGTCCCTGAACCAGCGCTGCCGCCGCCACGCCCACGCACCGGAGCGGAGGTACCCGGTGTAGGCATGGCGGCCTTTCCCGGTCTTGCGGGCCAGCGAGTAGCCCACGGATCAGCCTGGGACTTCTTCTTTGGTCCGGCCCTGCGCGGGTGAGGAGACCTTGTCCTTGGTCAGTTCCTTGAGCAGGTCGTCGCTGAATTCCTTGATGCCGGCCTTGATCCTGTCAGCGTCGGGACGGTCGGTCCAGCGGGTCATCTTCAGCAGGAAGGGCCTGCCGTTGCGCCCGAAGAACAGACCGTATCCGAACGGGATCCGGCGAAGTTCTGCGACGGTGAGGACGTCCTTTTCGCGTTTGTTCACGGAGAAGGAGGAACCCTCGGCGGTGTGGGTCTCGGATTTGTCCTTCACCATTCTTGCTCCGAGGAGTTTGACGAACGCTTCGAGGTCCTTGTCGTTGCCGGATCCACCGAGCTGGATTTTCACGGTGGCGGAGTCGAACACGGCCTGGGCTTCTTCGGCGCCCCAGCCGCCGCGGGCCTGGGCCAGGGACTGCAGGACAACGAGCGAGCTGATGCCAATACCGCCGCCGTCGGACATGAGGGTGACCAGCCCTGGCCAGGACGCGGTGATGTTCGCGATTTCATCGAGGACCAGAGACAGGGGCGGGTCCAATCGGTTCCCCGGTAGCCGGATGGCCATTTCACGGGCGGTTTCGGTGATTTCGTCCATCATGGCTACCAGGAACGGGGCAATGGCCCCTCCCCCGGTTTTGGTCCCGATCAGATACAGGGTGCCGCGTTGGAGCAGGAACTTCTTCGGTATCAATGCCTCTTCCGGGGTCGCTGGATTCAGGGTCTCGCGCACCTCCGGGATTGCCAGGCCTGAGAGGGCTCCCTTGACGCCGAACCAGTTCGAATCCCGGGACTTAAGGTCGCCGTTGAGTACCGATTCGAGGCTTTCGGCCCACCCCAGGGCCGCGCCGGGGTGGTCTTTGAGGATCTTCACGGCTGCCTGTGCCGTCGCTGGAGCCGCACCCCACAAGAACAGTTCATCCACGCTGAGTCCGCCGAGCGCGCAAGCGTGCAGGAGCGCCTGCAGGATGGACACGGCCGCGGCCGCCCATTCCTGGTTGGAACTGGACTTACCCAACCCGGAGGAGCCGATCAGGGACGACGCGCGACGAGCGGCAATCATGGGGCGTTCGCAGCCGGTGATCGGTGACCACTTCAACGTTGACTTCGCCCCTGTGAGCCCTTGCGGGTCAAAGAGGGTGGTGGGTCCCAGTTCGCTGCGCAGCGCCTGGGTGGCGGCGTAGTTGTCGGCACGCGTGGAGGTGGTGATGCACGAACCGGGGGCGTCCATGATGGCCGATATCAGCAAGTGGAAACCCTTACCGGAACGGGGAGGACCAACCAGGACGATGGATTCCTCGCACGAGGCCCGCACAGCCAGGGACAGGTAATGGCCCAGCTGGATCGAAATGTCCTCGACGATGGGGTGGTCGAGGGTGGGGCGGATGCTTTTGGCGCGTTCGAGGATTTTCTTCACCCCCACCGTGTTCTTGACCTCTTTGGCCTTGGCAAGCCCGTCTCGGGCCATGATGTCCCGGACCAGGTACTCATCGGACTGTCGCCAGTCCGAAAGCAGTTTCCATACAACGACGGTGACCGTGATCGCGAAGACCAGCAGGGTCACCATCCAGAAAACCACAGCACCGGTTTCGGCGGTGCAACCGGTCGCGGTGACCCCGTACGCGGAAGCGTCGCCGGGGTGGGAGGGGCTCAGGAACCCTAACGGGGACAGGATCGTGGCCGGGGTTGTGAATGACCCGCACCGCACCAGGGCGGCGAGCTGCCCGGGCAGATAGATCAAGTACAGCAGTAGCGCCACCATTGCCGCGGCGAGGACCGCCATCTGTGTCTCTTTGTCCATGGCTTTCATGCGGCGATGCCCCCCATTTTGGAGTCGGTATCAAACGGCCGGATTTCGGCGGTGGTCCTGATGTTGCGGACGTTGATGGCTCTCCGGCCGACTTTCCACAACCCGGTGCCTTGTTCGTTCCGGCGGACTTCCTTCAGTTCGGCGTCGGTGAGGCCGAGTTCCTTCTGGGTCGTGGCAAGGTTTGCCGATTCCTGCCGGTAAATGACCTTCACCTCGGTGTCTCCGAGCAGTGACCTGGCCATGGCGGCCATAGCCGAACCAGCATCCCCGGCAATGTCCAGGTCTCCGAGTTTGTGGACGATGAGGATATTGAAAATGCCGTAATCTCGGGCCAGTTTCCATGCCTCCACCATCCGGGTCAGGGAGGCCTGATCGGAGATCGAATCCCAGCCCTCTTCGTAGACGCAGAGGCGCTGCCCGGAATCGGCGTTGGTGACCATTGATTCGGCCCATGATCCGGTGCAGGCGTAGGCGACCTTGCGGGCTTCCGGGGAGGCCCCTGACAGGGCTTTGGTGTTCACGGTGATGATCGGGGCGTCCGGGTCGAACACGACGGTGGTGTGCCCGTCGAACATGCCCCGCAGGTCACCTTCGGAGCAGCGACGGTACCCGTGTTCGAGGCGTTCGGCGGCTTTCCTGGTTTCATCGGAGAACTCCGTCGAGGCAGAGATGCTGTGAAGCTGCTTGGTGAAGTCCGGCAGTGTCGGCGCTTTCTCCCCTGCGATGGAGACAGCAGCGTCCAACGCTGTGGACATAGCCGTATGCTCGGCCCCTGCGATGGGCCGGGCCAGCAGGATCGCACCCACAGCCAGAAGAACGTTCAACCGCCGGGCACGGACGATCATTTCCCACTTCGCGTCCGTCATTGGCTCCCCGTCCGGGTCCAGCTTCGGCCGGATACCCTCATCGAGAGGGTTGATACGGGCCTTCTGGCCGGGGCCGACCTTGATCGTCAGCCCGCCCAGGAAAGCTGCGACGGCGTCCCACTCCCCCTTCCGATCCGCCAGCACCAATGCTTTGCGGCCCAACAGAACGAGCCGGGTAACCAGGGATTTCGCACACGTGGACTTCCCCGTGCCCACAGCCCCAAGCAGAATCATCGACATGCCCGTAATCACCTTTTGCCGGTACAACTCCCAGGGGTCGAACACGAACGCCCCGCCCCCGAAGACGTCATCGCCGATGTAGGCGCCCTCATGGCCCAACGAGGCCCCGGAAAGGAACGGGTAAGCCACTGCCATGCTGAACGCCGTCTCCCTGAACGGACGCTGCCCGGGTCTAAACGAGAGACGCAGGTTGTTCCTTCGGGCCTGCCCCTTGCCGGGATACGCCCGTTCCGGAAAGCCTTGCGTGTCCAGCGCCTGTGAAACAACGAGTTCATCCCTGACCCGGTGCAACGCTTCACGCTGCGCTCTGCGGGCCGCCCTGCCACCACCGTGAACATCCATGACACTGGCCTTACCACCGGCGGCTCCGGCATCCAGGCTTAACGTGCGGCCGACGGCTTGGCGGGCGTACGCCCACAAGCGCCCGATGGGCGTCTTCATCTTGGATTTCATCGGATGTTCCTCTCAGGGTTGGTGTTGGTGCCCGAAGGGCACCCAGCCGGTAACAGACGAAGGGTGCCGCGTATGATCATTGGATCGTCCGCCCCCACCGGGGTGGATGGAGAGGCGCTTTTCATAGCAGCCCTCGTCCCAAGGGCATGGTGGCAGAGACAAACCCTTCGGCCTGCTGGCCGTACATGCAGCGAAGTTCCAGCTTCGCTTGGGCGGCAGCATTGCGGATTGTGGCCGAGTTCTGTTCCAGTTCGTGCTCCTCGGTGGCGGAGACGGTGATGTAGGCGCCGATCCTCAAAGCCCCGTATCCTTCGGCGAGTTGGGTTTCGCGGTAGCTCAGGTCGCGGCCTTCGAGGACCTGGTTCAGGGACACTGGGCGGCCGAGCTTTTCCTGGACTGCGATACCTGCTTCCCAGTCGGCCTTGCCTGTGCCGATCTCCTTGTTCGCTTTCTCAATCGGGTAGGGCCTGGCTATCAGGGTCACGGTGTGCCGGAAGTCCCCGGCGAAGATCATTCGCCCCATGAATCCGATCGGTGCCCGTTTCCTGGGCCATTCGGACACCCACCAGGTGCGGTGGATGCCGGTGTCGGTCCGCAGCTCACGCCAGGACGGGATCATGGCCATCGGCCCTGCCGAGGCGGGGGACACCCCGGCGAACTCGCCTGTGCGTTCACTGATTTCCAGGGCGGATGCCGGGTCCGAAGCTCGGCGGATTACCGAGGAGAGCTCACGCAGGTTCATCCATTTCCTGACGGACGCGCCGGTATCGGCCAGCACGGTCGTGATCGCCCCGAGGGTGTTCTGCGAGGCGTCCATGAACCCACCCAAACCGCCGCCGGCGGTCTTTGTGACCCGGTCCAGTTTCTTCTGTGAGAGCACCACGACGATCCAGCTCTCGTGCTCCTGGATGCCTTTGCCGTTCGCGACCAGGTTCTCGTAGGCCTGGGAAGCGAACGGGTTCAATTCAGCTGCGGAGAGGTGTTCCACCGGCTCACCCGAAGCGTTTCCTGCCGGTGCCGTGGCTGCCTTGGCACGGTAGTAATCACGGATCTTCGCACCGGAGACTACAGAGGTCTGGTCCGTCATTTGCACGAACTCCACGCCCTCCTGTGCGGACAGCGCTGTCAGCGCTGCGGAGAACGCGTCGATCCGGTTGAACTGCTCATCTTCGGACTCCAGACCGAACGCGTTCTCCGTCCTGATCTGCGCAGCGAGGATGCCGTACCGGTTTACCGGATCGTAGACAAACGCGGTCCCGTCCTCGAGTTCATAGCCGAGCAGTTCGGCCAATTCGCCCGGGAGCATGAACCGTTCCGGCTTTCCCGGAACCACCCGCCCGGACTTCGGATCACGAGTTGACCTGTACCCGGGCGCCCCCGTTCCCGGCACGGCCCCCACGGACTCCGTACTCCCGGCGTGTGCATGGGTCTCCTGTGTCTCGTCCAGGTCCGGCATGGGTGGTGCGTCGGCTCGGACGTCGGCCAGGTATTTACCGTGTCCGGCAGTTTTTCTTGCCCGGGTGCCCTGCCACAGCTTCGTCCACTGGATCAGGGACCGGCCGGCGTAGCGGGGCAGGAACAACACCCCACCGACGACGACGATGGCCAGGCAGATCAAGGCACCCAGCGGGAATCCGAACACGAACACGAACACGATCCCGACAGCGACGCTGATCCCGAACCAGATCAGCTGGTGTGCCTCCAAACCCAGAACGATGCCGCGTTTCTCGGCCCGCCCGTACCGGACCCGTTCCCAGTCCAGTTCCTCTTCTTCGAACAGTCCTACACTCACGTGAGGTTTCCTTCCCTTCGCGGATTCTCGATGCGTTCTTGATTGACGGTCCGTTTAGCGGCGCAGCAGCCTGGCCGGTGCCCGGATGACCTTGGATGCGGTGCGGGTTGCTCCCCGGACAGCGCCGCCGCCATGACGCTCCAGGCGGCGGCCGCCGCTTTGGGCGAGTCCGGATCCACCGCCGATGATCCCGTCCCCTGCAGAACCGGTCAGGAAGGACGCGAACTTCATCGACGCCAGCGGCATGACCGCTGCCATGCCCATCGCGATCAATCCGGCGACAAACTGCCACTGCGAGGTTGAGGTCGTGGAGACCAGCATCCCGATCTTCAAAATCAGTGCCGCCAGTGGTTTGGACAGCAGTAACGCCGCGGAAGTGGAGGCGAACCCGGACATCAGCCCTTTCGCCGCGCCCAGTGGTTGGGACATGACCGCGACGGGGTCAGGGATGCCAGCACGATCAGGGCCATGAGTCGGAAGACCATGAACCCGGTCAGAATGAAGGCCATGATCCCAGACCAGCAGGACCATTAGCGCCGGCAGCATTACCGCTCCCGGTTTGCCCTGGTCTTTAGCCATGGCCCACTGCTGGTAGTTCTCATCGAGCAGGACCTTGTTTGCCGTCGGGTCCCAGGACAGTCCGAATAGGCCCATGATCGTGCCCACGGCTTCGTCCTCACCCCCGGTTCCGGCCTGGAGGATCATCACCGTGACGTTGTCCCCGACAGTGATGAGCAAGTACATGATCCCGGCTACCACATACGTCAACGGGAATCGCATAGATGGCGGCCGCGACAGCTCGAATCATTCCCAAGGGTGGACTGCCGGAAGAGACAGCTGATCACGACCTGAACCACAGCCAGGATGACCAGCACGCGGGGCCATGACCTGGACCAGCAGATTCAACATCCCTGGGTGTACGACCTCCGTCGTGGCTCCACCAACATGGGTTACGTACGGTACCTCCGACCACGGTCACCCACCACGACGCGTTCATGTCCGTAGACGAGAAAGGCCCGGCCAAGGTTTGCCACGAATAAGGTAGCCATCGCCTTCAATGCCTTGGGCGAAGAACGACTGGGATGTCCTCCGCCGGTCCCCAACGGCATCAGCCCCTTGTACAGGCCGGTAGGGATCATGTAAGGCACGGCCTAGCCCACCAGCAGGGCCAGCGGCGCCAGGAAAGACCTGCGCTGCCGGTGGGGCA from Arthrobacter sp. 31Y includes the following:
- a CDS encoding single-stranded DNA-binding protein translates to MTGSPRLGKHTATGNLVDDPVQRAVASGKLTTFRLADTPRVFDRSASEWKDGETVFYDVAVKNARFGDNVMASLAKGNRVTVAGNYEPVPYVAKDGSPGLNHRIWADDVSASLEFASVRIEPNTAQPPQAQAAGVDVPVTADQASVDARWGLTRS
- a CDS encoding type IV secretory system conjugative DNA transfer family protein — its product is MDKETQMAVLAAAMVALLLYLIYLPGQLAALVRCGSFTTPATILSPLGFLSPSHPGDASAYGVTATGCTAETGAVVFWMVTLLVFAITVTVVVWKLLSDWRQSDEYLVRDIMARDGLAKAKEVKNTVGVKKILERAKSIRPTLDHPIVEDISIQLGHYLSLAVRASCEESIVLVGPPRSGKGFHLLISAIMDAPGSCITTSTRADNYAATQALRSELGPTTLFDPQGLTGAKSTLKWSPITGCERPMIAARRASSLIGSSGLGKSSSNQEWAAAAVSILQALLHACALGGLSVDELFLWGAAPATAQAAVKILKDHPGAALGWAESLESVLNGDLKSRDSNWFGVKGALSGLAIPEVRETLNPATPEEALIPKKFLLQRGTLYLIGTKTGGGAIAPFLVAMMDEITETAREMAIRLPGNRLDPPLSLVLDEIANITASWPGLVTLMSDGGGIGISSLVVLQSLAQARGGWGAEEAQAVFDSATVKIQLGGSGNDKDLEAFVKLLGARMVKDKSETHTAEGSSFSVNKREKDVLTVAELRRIPFGYGLFFGRNGRPFLLKMTRWTDRPDADRIKAGIKEFSDDLLKELTKDKVSSPAQGRTKEEVPG
- a CDS encoding SCO6880 family protein — its product is MSVGLFEEEELDWERVRYGRAEKRGIVLGLEAHQLIWFGISVAVGIVFVFVFGFPLGALICLAIVVVGGVLFLPRYAGRSLIQWTKLWQGTRARKTAGHGKYLADVRADAPPMPDLDETQETHAHAGSTESVGAVPGTGAPGYRSTRDPKSGRVVPGKPERFMLPGELAELLGYELEDGTAFVYDPVNRYGILAAQIRTENAFGLESEDEQFNRIDAFSAALTALSAQEGVEFVQMTDQTSVVSGAKIRDYYRAKAATAPAGNASGEPVEHLSAAELNPFASQAYENLVANGKGIQEHESWIVVVLSQKKLDRVTKTAGGGLGGFMDASQNTLGAITTVLADTGASVRKWMNLRELSSVIRRASDPASALEISERTGEFAGVSPASAGPMAMIPSWRELRTDTGIHRTWWVSEWPRKRAPIGFMGRMIFAGDFRHTVTLIARPYPIEKANKEIGTGKADWEAGIAVQEKLGRPVSLNQVLEGRDLSYRETQLAEGYGALRIGAYITVSATEEHELEQNSATIRNAAAQAKLELRCMYGQQAEGFVSATMPLGRGLL